Part of the Impatiens glandulifera chromosome 8, dImpGla2.1, whole genome shotgun sequence genome is shown below.
TTTACCAGTATAAACTATTAAAAGTGTATCTATATatccatattattaaaatttaatttatttaatattttttacataattagaGTTACtcatttcaattatattttaataaaatagatttataatatatatagaaatgattaggtgagggaatttggtgagggaatgacgtggcataattttatttgcttaaaaaatcaaataatttctctcttctctctctttcctcatacttttacattttccaaaccaatgaaggtgatgccacgtcattccctcaccaaattcccacactctatcattcctctatatatatattaatataaacaaaattttatttttaagttaagataattatatatttataaattatttaaatttaaatcaaatgaaattttaaatattattttatttaatattatataatattttaaataatgattataacttatttttcttattcaaacccaatatttttatttttaattacttaaaaattatttttattttaaatattttattaaaatatcattttatttcaaataatattttggaatacattttaattatgtgtatattaataaatttaataatatttatccgTTAAACTAAACTCTAATTTGTAACTATTACTTttctatcttatttttttatattaactttgcataaatttttatataatataattcaaaatatatataattttttactttttagtttgatttaaatgagattaattaatttatttttaaaacatttataatattgaatcaaataatatttaaaatagaaatttgtttaaatttaaacaattttgaatgaaaaactttatttatattaaaaataaaaataaaatattacaaactcGTTTTTGATAAGAGaaaatatctattaaataaataattttttaatataactttttatacttatctttaaattaacgggtaatgcaaatttaaatagttaataatataaaataaattaattaaataaaaatatttaaataaatacatcaattcttatatattaattatattagttaataaatttaatatattaaatattagtatttttaatttgtatattaaattattaatataagcatgaaaatagttttttaatttatgttagtAATAAATTGtgacttatatattatatatttatatatatataattcttttattatttttgtataatagtGAATGAATGCCACTTATTTATCGTTTGGAATGAAATGTGATGATTAATCCAAAAAGTGGCCACAGAAACAGTACTAGTATTCTTGAATGATGTCAGAGTCGGTGCAGCAGCGGCGGTGAGGACCTTCATCGGCTAGCCGTTGGAAACGGACGGACCTGGAACTGGTGCGGTTTGGCTTTTCCCAATCGACGATGGTCTGCGCGACGGTTGCCGTCTTTGTATGTCCtcactctctctttctctttatcAGATTGGTAACAAATATGTTTTGACAGATTGTTTTTGCATTGTAGCCTCCTCCTCAAATGGCTACGAAGTTCTTCTGTTGTGCTTCACTTAATCAACAGCCTACATGTATCTATCTTCCTCTCTATTTCTCTCACGCGTCTCTTTGTCTTCGTCAATTTCAATCATGTGGGTGTGTTCAATTTGTTCAGTCAGTGGTCTCAATACCAATAAAAAATCGCTTCAGAAAGTGAAGGAACTTGTTTCATTAGTTGGAATTCCTTCATTCATTACACCTCATGAATCACTTCAAAAAGGGAACTGGGTCAAGCTTATATGTGGTGCAAGCTTCGAGGTATATAATTGTCTTCACCATTAAACCAACTTAAACTGTTCACCGAGTATTTCTCTCTTGATTTCTATAGGATGTCGTTGATATCAGGAATCTTTCCTTGGTTTATACTTTGGCTGGAGGTGAGACTTGAGAACTTGTTAACAGTATCAAATCTTAttcattaaaacaaacaaaattgagCTTTTTTTTATGGGTTCTTTCAGTTGATTGTATTGACTGTGCGGCTGATGGAGCTGTAGTTAATGCTGTGGTAGAAGGAATTGAAGCAGCGAGAGAGATAGTATCAATTCGAAAGCCTTGGGTAATGATTAGTGTCAATGATGATGAAGACCTTCACTTTCGCAAGGCTGGTAAGTTTAGAAATTGAACTGATTTTGAATTTCATTGAGaatttgatgttcttgttgTACCCACTTTGATGATTTCAATTGAACTGATTTCCTTTTCTAATCCGGCTTGCTATAACTCTTCAGAATTTAACCCTGATGAATGTCCAGTGAACTGTTCTAGACCATGTGAGATTGTTTGTCCTGCTAATGCAATATCACTTCAGACATCTTCCACTGTTTTCAAGGTGCTTCTCTCTTTTTCTTCCCtggaatttttttaacatattcaGTATTAACTTTTTCGGTTTGAACTCTGAAGGGTGGAGTAATAACCGAGCGCTGTTATGGCTGTGGACGATGTCTCCCAGTTTGTCCATACGACAGAATAAGTTAGTACTATTTTCCTTCTTGTTTCATTATCTGATTCAAATGTAGAACAAAATTGCTTATATAGCGATCAACTTCTCTAGGAACTCTTACATATGTAAGAGATGCTTCTGTTACTGCTGAGCTTCTTAGAAGAGAAGATGTAGATGCTCTAGAGATTCATACAAATGGCAGGTTTGTTTCAATTTGTGGGtaatcttcatttatttttccaTAGAGGTTGATTTGCTTCATTTTCACAGGCAATCTTCAGCATTTAAAGAACTTTGGACTGGGTTAGGAAATTCTGTGGATCATTTAAAGCTAGTAGCAGTAAGATCCCGTCTTTTGTTATATAACAAAAGCAACAAATATAAGCTAGATATGTGTTGCAAATGTTTTCAGGTTAGCTTGCCTGATACGGGAGATTCAGTTCTCTCTTCCATGAGCGACATTTATTCCATTATGGAACCCCGTCTACTTTTCTCGAATCTCTGGCAGGTCGGAATTTTGAGAAGTGGTGAATTGTAAAATGAATTGATCTAAAATGGTACtcacaatttttttctcttatattgTATGAAGTTAGATGGTCGACCCATGAGCGGAGATATTGGCCGTGGTGCTACAAGAGAAACAATTGCTTTTGCTGTTCGTATGGCTGCTGCAAAAGACAAACCCCCTGGTTGGTAACTTCTTATTTTTGTATCTGGTTCCATTTTCATATATGTAAACAATCTGTTTTTAAATTCCCAATGTTTTTGTATTTGGAAAAGGATTCAAATACATAGTTGGGGTTATGACTTATGACCCATTTGGATATGTATATATGTCTAATTTAACTCACCAGTATTCAAGTGGAAAGAGTCTTGCCTAAATAACCAAAAAGTCTCGTTTTTGATTGAAATGAGGATCATGGTTGTAGGATGTTCGTGGGATCGTGTTAGCTTCTTTCAGAGAATAAACCCTACTTTTCGTAAAGAACGAAAAAAGATATAGAAAATTAACATCGGAGATACTTTTTCAACCCATACTCAGATCGAATATTTCCAAATGGACAGGATTCACAAAAACTAAACATTCTCTTCATATTACAGGTTTTCTTCAATTGGCAGGTGGAACAAATGCCCACACTGTTGATGGCTTAAAGCACAAAAGACTCTTCCAAGTCTCCAGTTAAGCCTTCAAATTGTTTTCAGATTTATTTGTTGTTacacatttattaatttttcaagtcTTCCTTTTCGTTGAATCTTTTTTCTTTCAGATTCAGAACCGGGATTATCGGTGTCTACCCATGCTCTAATTGGTGGAGTTGCTTTTGGTGGGTATGCTAGAAAggtaagttattatatttttcaatgatTTTTTTGTCAAGGTCGAAAAAATCCAAATCCTCGTCTTGACTTTGCCAGATTGTTGGAAGAGTTTTGAACTCGATGCGATCTCAAAGTGGCCTTGCTTGTTGTTTAGAGGATTTTCCAGACCATCTATTAATGGCACTTGTGGAGGCCCTAGCATTGGTTGGAACTGTTAAACTATATGACAGGATTGAATAAATTCATCTTTTGTCAAGTTAGAAAGCTCATTCAATTTTCAAGATTTAATGTTCTTGTTTATTTGTTGGAATGTGAAGAGAATACAaagataattaattgaaattttatagtATTAGTAtgttaatttaacaatttatatgACCTTAACATCTAGAGTTGTTTAATCATGGAATAATATGATTTACAATTCAAAACAAAagttaaaatcaataatttataaacttataaatttgagAGTTTATAAGAGTTTACTTGTaataatacttatatataattaagtatttttatattttatcaatttttaaaatatataattttatatatatttaaattaaaaataaatgataatataaaaaagttatatttttaaaattagttacattaacttatttattaataaataataacttttttttataatttataaatttaaatttactttttttctaGTAAAATCTAagtcgaaattatttataaaaggctaaaatcttttattttccaaaattttaaaattataaaaatttagttagTTTTAAAGTTTACctaaattagaatttattctAGATTACTAGTTTTCTTATAACTATTTGAATGTTGTTtggaatttattattattatttagtttatttaataaaatttaaatatgataataaaattattaaccttattgtttagataattttaaaaaaaaatgtacaatAGACTacatgataataaataaataaaaacatataaattagtTTGTTTGAGATACTAGTAATTTTGTGTTTGAAACtggttaatttattatttatattatatttataaatttaatggtAAATTTTGactattaaacatttttaatatatatatacttttatttatttatatatatatatatatatatataaataaataaatgatgcttaattttcaaaatattcagaTATATTCAGATTgtctatggttaatttgaatatatatataagaataaatgaatatttgtatgggattgtgggttgatcaactcataaacttaaaatgattaaaaataatattaaaaataatatagatatgttttgaatttgtaacttaacaaaacaaaataagtacaacactttaaccaactaaactaataaaattttatatattaaatttaacaccaaatttgatgaacacatgatattttaattaaatttaaacttttaattaattaattaattaatttatttatatatatatatatatatataattatgcttaatttcgagtgaataattatgattaatttggatataatGTGAGAGTAAACTAACACTTGAATCAGATTGTAGGTTGATTCGTACATAAACtcaaaactgttaaaaataaaattaaaaatgctatcccaattttaccgtaatttttttccacagttttttatatcattatttatgCAAATACACTAGTTacattgggaaatttgatggaataaccctcataagagggttattaCCACTTTTAGTAGgacctttataattttttcatttttgacctTCAGTTTtactcttaaataaaaaaaaaattgattttcccTCTCCCCCGCCGTTTCCTTTCCCCACTTCTCCTTTCACTCCCTCTCTCTCGTTTCCAACTTCCCGAAGACGACCGATCAACCCcgaagacgacgacgacgacgaaaaGCCCCCGAAACATCGACGACATCCTCTCCCTCGAACCCTCCCTCGAACCCCGACGAGCCCTGACGACAAACAAGAGCCCCCGACGAGAATCTCAACTCCAGAACGACGAAGGTGAGTTTATCTTCCCCGTTTCTATCCTAGTTCTCTGTTTTATATCCATGCATGCTATAATGGAGGAATGGTTTAgggtattgtttaggtttaggtataAGTTTAGGTagggtttattgtttaggtttagtttttggtttaaaatgCTTCTGACGAAGGCTGTTGCAGGCTGTCGATGGCGACGATgcattttcgcaggcgacagtgcatctgtcgcagacgacggtgcatctgtcgcagacgatggtgcatctgtcgcagacgacggtgcatctgtcgcagacgacggtgGATCTGTCGCAGACGCaacgtcgtctgcgacagatgcaccgtcgtctgcgacagatgcaccgtcgtctgcgacagatgcaccgtcgtctgcgacagatgcaccgtcgtctgcgacagatgcaccgtcgtctgcgacagatgcaccgtcgtctgcgacagatgtcATATTTCCTTTAAATAAGTGGTATTTACTTTCATTATTCTGACTTATTGATtttttgcagatggcaccaaccaaatgcaaaaacaaaacggtaattgagaactttcctggacgtgtttcatggaaatctaCTTGCACCTGTTTGTTAAAGACCAAGGACAAGTTTAATCACTTTGGTCTTATGGAAAGGGCTATGAAGAGTCAATTTCAGTATCTATTGAAAGTCCGACTGTCATTTTCTCAGGAACAATAATCCACCAGATGTTGATCAGAAAAGCAGCTCCAATTCGAAGGGAATAACTTTCTTAATCAATGGTCAGCAGCTTTACTGGGGCATGAAGGAATATGCCTTGGTAACAGGCCTAAATTTTGGAAGATTTCCTATGATTGAAAACTGGCACGCTGAAGAATGTCCACCCTTAGTCCATAAATACTTTGGTGGCAAAACAGTTGTTAGAGTGACAGAGGTTCAAAGTGTTTTCCTCAACTGCTCTGAGAAGGAGGATGCATGGAAGCTTTGGCTCATCAACCTTATTTACCAGTGTCTCTTTGGATCTGATAATAGGAAGAGGGTATGTTTGAAGATTTTCAGCATGGTGGAGGATATGGAAATGTTCCttcaatttccatggggaaatgTGTCATTCAATTCAACTTTGAAGGGTATTGACAAGGACATGAAACATCTTCGACAGCTATATGTGGAGAAGAAGGAAACTTGCAAGGGGAACTGTGATGTTGCTTATACAATTAGTGGGTTCGTCATAGCCTTCCAAGTTTGGATATAGTTGCTCGTTCGCATCCAATGCTATCGCAACCAGTAGTTGACCTCCAACTTTATGCTTAAGGAAGCTTGCATCGGTGCACAATACAGGACGACAACATCctatgaaacccctaattgaaacccctagagacatgaacatatacctgaagtgttcttcctcatccgtctggatgtcagttatggtacctgAGTTCTTCTTCTGCAACATGAACAGGTAGGATGGCAATTCACCATAGGAATCCTCCACAGTTATtcgcaccgccattaaggcTTTTTCCCttgacctccaagccttattatatgtCAAAGTTAACCCATAACTtgtatgcatgtcttccattataTGTCATATCTTAGTTTGTCCACACCAATAGAATTATAGACAATTGAAGCTAATTCTTCATATGTAGCATTTCGGGGTACATTCACACCACGACACGAACTTGAGACAAAAGAACTAACCCCACAATCATCAGTTTTCCAGTCTCCATCAAAGAGGAGAAAAACACCAACATTCATGTGATCtgcaattgataaaaattcacAGAAGTCAGTGACAGTGACCAGTCAGTGTTAAttgcaaggaggaaaatgcaaggaaaatgcaaggaggaaaatgcatctatcgcagacgacagtgcatctgtcgcagacgacggtgtatctgtcgcaggcgggaaatgcatctggcgc
Proteins encoded:
- the LOC124911674 gene encoding uncharacterized protein LOC124911674 isoform X2, encoding MVCATVAVFPPPQMATKFFCCASLNQQPTFSGLNTNKKSLQKVKELVSLVGIPSFITPHESLQKGNWVKLICGASFEDVVDIRNLSLVYTLAGVDCIDCAADGAVVNAVVEGIEAAREIVSIRKPWVMISVNDDEDLHFRKAEFNPDECPVNCSRPCEIVCPANAISLQTSSTVFKGGVITERCYGCGRCLPVCPYDRIRTLTYVRDASVTAELLRREDVDALEIHTNGRQSSAFKELWTGLGNSVDHLKLVAVSLPDTGDSVLSSMSDIYSIMEPRLLFSNLWQLDGRPMSGDIGRGATRETIAFAVRMAAAKDKPPGFLQLAGGTNAHTVDGLKHKRLFQVSKPGLSVSTHALIGGVAFGGYARKIVGRVLNSMRSQSGLACCLEDFPDHLLMALVEALALVGTVKLYDRIE
- the LOC124911674 gene encoding uncharacterized protein LOC124911674 isoform X1 — encoded protein: MVCATVAVFPPPQMATKFFCCASLNQQPTFSGLNTNKKSLQKVKELVSLVGIPSFITPHESLQKGNWVKLICGASFEDVVDIRNLSLVYTLAGVDCIDCAADGAVVNAVVEGIEAAREIVSIRKPWVMISVNDDEDLHFRKAEFNPDECPVNCSRPCEIVCPANAISLQTSSTVFKGGVITERCYGCGRCLPVCPYDRIRTLTYVRDASVTAELLRREDVDALEIHTNGRQSSAFKELWTGLGNSVDHLKLVAVSLPDTGDSVLSSMSDIYSIMEPRLLFSNLWQLDGRPMSGDIGRGATRETIAFAVRMAAAKDKPPGFLQLAGGTNAHTVDGLKHKRLFQVSNSEPGLSVSTHALIGGVAFGGYARKIVGRVLNSMRSQSGLACCLEDFPDHLLMALVEALALVGTVKLYDRIE